The Pogona vitticeps strain Pit_001003342236 chromosome 3, PviZW2.1, whole genome shotgun sequence genome includes a window with the following:
- the LDB1 gene encoding LIM domain-binding protein 1 isoform X2, whose translation MLDRDVGPTPMYPPTYLEPGIGRHTPYGNQTDYRIFELNKRLQNWTEECDNLWWDAFTTEFFEDDAMLTITFCLEDGPKRYTIGRTLIPRYFRSIFEGGATELYYVLKHPKESFHNNFVSLDCDQCTMVTQHGKPMFTQVCVEGRLYLEFMFDDMMRIKTWHFSIRQHRELIPRSILAMHAQDPQMLDQLSKNITRCGLSNSTLNYLRLCVILEPMQELMSRHKTYSLSPRDCLKTCLFQKWQRMVAPPAEPARQQPSKRRKRKMSGGSTMSSGGGNTNNSNSKKKSPASTFALSSQVPDVMVVGEPTLMGGEFGDEDERLITRLENTQFDAANGIDDEDSFNNSPALGANSPWNSKPPSSQESKSENPTSQASQ comes from the exons GAGGCACACGCCATATGGCAACCAGACTGACTACAGGATATTTGAGCTAAACAAGCGGCTGCAGAATTGGACAGAG GAGTGTGACAATCTGTGGTGGGATGCCTTCACCACCGAGTTCTTTGAGGATGATGCCATGTTAACAATCACCTTCTGTCTGGAAGATGGACCAAAGAGATACA cAATTGGACGTACTCTGATCCCCCGCTACTTCCGCAGCATCTTTGAAGGGGGGGCTACTGAACTCTACTACGTCCTGAAGCACCCGAAAGAATCTTTCCACAACAACTTTGTGTCGCTCGACTGTGACCAGTGTACCATGGTTACCCAGCATGGCAAGCCCATGTTCACCCAA GTCTGTGTGGAGGGCCGCCTCTACTTGGAGTTCATGTTTGATGACATGATGAGGATAAAGACATGGCACTTCAGCATCCGGCAGCACCGGGAACTCATTCCCCGCAGCATCCTTGCAATGCAT GCACAAGATCCCCAGATGCTGGATcagttgtccaagaacatcacCCGGTGTGGGCTTTCAAATTCCACGCTCAACTACCTCCGA CTTTGCGTAATCCTAGAACCAATGCAGGAGTTGATGTCGCGGCACAAGACCTACAGCCTCAGTCCCCGGGACTGCCTCAAGACATGCCTCTTCCAGAAGTGGCAGCGTATGGTGGCACCACCTG CTGAGCCTGCACGTCAGCAGCCCAGCAAACGCCGGAAAAGGAAGATGTCTGGGGGCAGCACCATGAGTTCTGGTGGTGGAAAtaccaacaacagcaacagcaagaagAAGAGCCCAGCCAGCACCTTTGCCCTCTCCAGTCAGGTACCT GATGTGATGGTGGTGGGCGAGCCGACCCTGATGGGTGGGGAGTTTGGTGACGAGGATGAGCGCCTTATCACGCGGCTGGAAAACACACAGTTCGACGCTGCCAACGGCATCGACGACGAGGACAGCTTCAACAACTCTCCCGCGTTGGGCGCCAACAGCCCCTGGAACAGCAAGCCCCCCTCCAGTCAGGAGAGCAAGTCTGAGAATCCAACATCGCAAGCATCGCAGTAA